One window of Chlamydia sp. 04-14 genomic DNA carries:
- a CDS encoding NAD(P)H-dependent glycerol-3-phosphate dehydrogenase: MKEKIAYLGMGIWGFCLASLLANKGYRVVGWARNSELIAQLQMEKRHPQAPDIPIHPNLSFTTDMAEAVEGASMIVEGVSSAGIRPVSEQLKTITDLNVPFVITSKGIEQHTGLLLSEIVVEIFGKDAAQYLGYLSGPSIAREVLKGCPCSVVISAYNPDTLKKIHNAFLTPTFRVYPNSDLKGVALGGALKNIIAIACGISDGFHFGDNAKSGLVTRGLHEIRKFATIMDCRPDTLNGLAGLGDLCTTCFSSLSRNTKFGKLIAQGMTLEKAKAEIGMVVEGAYTALSAYQIAKHHKIDMPITTGIYRVLYENLDIKEGIAALLQRNTKEEYL; encoded by the coding sequence ATGAAAGAAAAAATTGCCTACCTAGGTATGGGCATTTGGGGATTTTGTCTCGCATCATTATTAGCAAATAAGGGTTACCGTGTTGTTGGCTGGGCTCGCAATTCTGAATTAATTGCTCAGCTACAAATGGAAAAACGCCATCCCCAAGCTCCTGATATTCCTATTCATCCGAATCTGTCCTTTACTACAGATATGGCAGAAGCTGTAGAAGGAGCTTCTATGATTGTCGAAGGTGTATCCTCAGCAGGCATACGCCCTGTATCTGAACAACTAAAAACAATCACAGATCTCAATGTACCTTTTGTCATTACTTCGAAGGGGATCGAACAACATACAGGATTGTTACTTAGTGAGATCGTTGTAGAAATTTTTGGGAAAGATGCTGCGCAATATCTTGGTTATCTTAGCGGACCCTCTATAGCTAGAGAAGTTCTTAAAGGCTGTCCATGTTCTGTAGTGATCAGCGCATATAATCCCGATACCCTAAAGAAAATACACAATGCTTTCCTGACTCCAACATTCCGAGTATATCCTAATAGCGATCTTAAAGGCGTAGCTCTCGGCGGAGCTTTAAAAAATATCATAGCAATTGCTTGCGGAATTTCTGACGGTTTCCATTTTGGAGATAATGCAAAATCGGGATTAGTCACCCGAGGACTTCATGAAATACGGAAATTTGCAACGATTATGGACTGCCGTCCTGATACTCTTAATGGTTTAGCAGGTCTTGGAGATCTCTGTACAACATGCTTTTCTTCATTAAGTAGAAATACAAAATTTGGGAAACTGATAGCTCAAGGAATGACTCTTGAGAAAGCAAAAGCAGAAATCGGCATGGTTGTTGAAGGTGCTTATACTGCCCTTTCAGCATACCAAATTGCTAAACATCATAAAATCGATATGCCGATAACTACAGGTATCTATCGCGTATTATACGAGAATCTCGATATCAAAGAAGGCATCGCTGCACTTTTACAAAGAAATACTAAAGAAGAATATCTTTAA